From Coffea arabica cultivar ET-39 chromosome 9c, Coffea Arabica ET-39 HiFi, whole genome shotgun sequence, one genomic window encodes:
- the LOC140014064 gene encoding protein IQ-DOMAIN 3-like: protein MGKKGGWFSAVKRVLSPESNEKKDKKTRKSKRWFGRQRSADLDAVQTENAIATPAASSTVEEVKLTEAENEQNKHAYSVALATAVAAEAAVAAAKAAAEIVRLTAAPRYSGKSKEEIAAIKIQTAFRGYMARRALRALRGLVRLKTMVQGQSVKRQATTTLRCMQALARVQSQIHARRIRMSEENEALQRQIQQKREKELEKLRTSIGDNWNDSTQSKEQHEATLQSKHEAAIRRERALAYAYSHQQTRRNSSKSANQTFMDPNNPQWGWSWLERWMAARPWESKTAVDKELNSDRASLKSATRAASVGEFRSYYDDNKPSPSAHRQSRPPSRQSPSTPHSKTPTSSYITGKMRSPSVKGSNHMDEDSRSFCSAQSDFQRRHSIAGSSVRDDESLASSPAVPSYMAPTHSAKAKSRLLSPMGLENNGTPDKGSVSSSRKRLSFSTSPATARRHSGSPKMDASSVKDINATS, encoded by the exons ATGGGGAAGAAAGGGGGCTGGTTTTCTGCAGTGAAAAGGGTGCTTAGTCCTGaatcaaatgaaaagaaagataag AAAACCCGTAAATCAAAAAGATGGTTTGGAAGACAGAGGAGCGCGGATTTGGATGCTGTACAAACAGAAAATGCAATCGCAACTCCTGCAGCCTCATCTACTGTGGAGGAAGTAAAATTGACTGAAGCCGAAAATGAGCAGAATAAACATGCCTATTCTGTTGCTCTTGCCACTGCCGTGGCAGCAGAAGCAGCTGTAGCAGCTGCCAAGGCAGCAGCAGAGATTGTTCGGCTCACAGCTGCACCTCGTTATTCTGGCAAATCAAAGGAGGAAATTGCTGCTATCAAGATTCAAACAGCTTTTCGTGGATACATG GCAAGAAGGGCATTGCGGGCTTTAAGAGGATTGGTGAGGTTGAAAACTATGGTTCAAGGGCAATCTGTCAAACGTCAAGCAACAACCACCTTAAGATGCATGCAGGCCCTCGCCCGTGTGCAATCTCAGATTCATGCAAGGAGAATCAGAATGTCAGAGGAGAATGAGGCTCTCCAGAGACAGATCCAACAGAAGCGTGAGAAGGAGCTTGAGAAGCTGAGAACATCT ATTGGAGATAACTGGAATGACAGCACTCAATCAAAGGAGCAACACGAAGCAACCCTGCAGAGCAAGCACGAAGCAGCTATTAGAAGGGAAAGGGCATTGGCTTATGCATATTCGCATCAG CAAACACGGAGAAACTCTTCTAAATCTGCAAACCAGACGTTCATGGATCCAAACAATCCTCAGTGGGGGTGGAGTTGGTTAGAGCGATGGATGGCTGCCCGGCCTTGGGAATCAAAAACTGCAGTTGACAAAGAGCTTAACAGTGATCGTGCTTCTCTAAAGAGTGCAACCCGAGCTGCTTCTGTTGGGGAATTCCGCTCATACTATGATGATAATAAGCCTTCTCCATCTGCTCATAGGCAAAGCCGCCCTCCAAGTCGTCAATCACCTTCAACTCCCCATTCAAAGACACCAACCTCGTCCTACATTACAGGAAAGATGAGGTCACCAAGTGTAAAAGGAAGTAACCATATGGATGAAGACTCTAGAAGCTTCTGCAGTGCACAGTCAGATTTCCAACGGAGGCATAGTATAGCTGGTTCTTCAGTGAGGGATGATGAGAGCCTTGCAAGCTCTCCTGCAGTTCCTAGCTACATGGCCCCTACGCATTCAGCTAAAGCCAAGTCCAGGTTGCTGAGCCCCATGGGTTTGGAAAACAATGGGACACCAGACAAAGGATCAGTTAGTTCTTCGAGGAAGAGGTTATCTTTCTCCACTTCTCCTGCTACCGCAAGGAGGCACTCTGGGTCCCCTAAGATGGATGCTAGCTCTGTTAAAGACATCAATGCTACCTCATGA